The window AAACTTCGCTGCATACCGGGCATTCCTAGTTTCAGTCAGTCATTTCTCCCATTCCGATTGTTAATACTAAGTGTGCATGTCACTCACATTGGACCAGTCTATTGCATTTGAATTACCTTGATATATGGAAATAGTTATATAGGCATGCTACATGCAAGTGGTTATCTAGCCAATCCAACATTCGGCCTGTAGTTTTATGCACACCATCCCAGTCAGCAATAGATGCATGGTTGCCCATGTGTTGCCACAGAACAATCCTACTATGGGGCAATGCTATCCTACAGTGGGGATGAGAGGATTCAGCGGCTGCACCGATGGCTTGTCTATCTCCAGGAGATGGAGCACGCTGCCACATCAATGTCGGAGCTGCATTGCACTAACAGGGCACGATGCCTCATGGATGTGGGAGCTATAGTGCATTGTTTAAGAGTTCAAAAGCATGAAGGAGGAAATTACCTACAAGTGTTTAAGATCACGGAGGAGGATGTCAAAGTTTTCCATTGTCCAGGACTTGTGAGCAAGTAGTATATGGACTTCACTCTGATTCTAAAGAAAAAGTTGGCTATCTGATTCTAAAAATAAGAACAGAAAATAATAGAGATGTATCCACATGTGTGTGCATTAACATTCATTTTATTCTGTTAGTCAAGGTTATAACCTTTCAAACTTTACTTATCTAGGTTGTGAAGACCTTCCAGCATTACCCCAGGAAGCTAACACATCGGCTTGTGCCATACATGGTGTGTTCTTGTTGATGAATGTTGGTCTAGCTAATCTCTTTGATGAACCATGTGACAATTAATAAAGTTAATAAAGGGCAGCATACTCTTCATGTCTGCCTTGATCgtagtgggggggggggtgaggcGTTGGAGAGAGAGGCGGGGCGGTGGTGCATGCGTGCAGTGCGTCTGCACGGCGGGATGCACGATCGAGTGATCGGTGTGGTGGTTGGTGGTGTGTGGGCTATTGATGTTCGATTTGAGAGGATGAAGAAAGATTAACTGCTgattttgggaggaagaagagagaTTGAGCGTGTTCTTGTTGTCGTGTGTGGTCTTGGGAGAGTAATAGAAGAGAATAGTAAAGAGTTGTAGAGAGATAGCGAGGGCTTGAGAGGCTACTGCTATTTGTATTGCTGTCGATGCTTGCACAAGGCTATTGCTTATTATACTGGGGTATTCATCTTTGAAATAAAAAATCATTTCTCCCCTTCAATATTTTAGTCATGACTTAGTTTTACTTAGTAACGTCTCTTCATAATTATTTGTAGATTAAATTTAGCTTTTTATGAAGTTGTAAAGAATAGTTCTGACCTTTGTGGGTAGTCAACCAAATTCTGGTTCTTGGTTGGAAGCCCGTTGTCATCTGGTCCTTGGAAGCAATAGTTCTATTTTTTATTATAAAGAAGCATGTTATATTTGTTTGTTTTTGTATAACCAAAAGAATATTTCAAACATATGTTGTGATTAAAATTATGACAACATCGTTGTTTATCACTATTTTTTTGGACTTGAATTGATCTATATCTAAATTACACATAATGTGTATGAGCAAATTATTATAGTTTGACTTTCATGTCTTACTTGAATCCGTAGCGAAGCATAGTCACTTTAGTATTATATTGCCTTCACTTTAGTACTATGTTGCCTTCTGCTTGTCTTTCTCATGGCCTTATTAAAGATCTCCGGTTTTATGGTTTTAAACAGAAGATGATATTTTTGTAGCACATTTCATATAAGTTCTACTCTATAATTTTAAATTCAGAAAACATTTTTAGTTTGAAGaaggaaagaagaaagaaaatgataGCGCTTTAACGGTAAAAAAAGAAGTCGGCAATGCAGCCCGTGGCAATGCACGAACGTTCTACTATTATTATATACTTCCTCTATTTTTTTTAgtccgcatataagatttggtcaaagtaaGCTTTGTAGagtttgactaactttatattaaaacatataaacattcacaatatgaaataAATATTATCAGATGCACCATGGAACGTATTTTCATATTATATAGTTTTAGTATTGTAGACGTTCATTTTTTTATGTAAATTTGGTCGAAATTTGTGTAGTTTGattttgaccaaatcttatatgcggagAAAAAAAAGGAAATACTACACAATTAATTTAATCTCATTAAAATCGATTCCAAACGGACGTGTACGGTGCAAGTGCCGTGGACGCTACCCGTCTCTTCGCGCTCTCTGTGGCGCAAATCAACCCTCCTCGCGAAGCGAGGTGGGACTCCACTGTAATAAAACAACCGGTGCAGCCGACGCGCGCAAAGCCCGACCTCCCACCTCCGCagccccgccccccccccccccccccccccccccccccgcggcaTGGCGGCATCCACGTCAGCGACGGCCGGCGTGTCCTTCTCTCTTCCGTCGCACccgcgccgcctccgccgccgcccgtccctCCTCCGCGCTGCCTCCACTGCGGCGCCCCCGTCCCCCGACCTCTCCATCCAGCTCTCTCCCCGCCCTTCCCCGCGCGCCTCGCCTCCCGTAGTACCATCCCTCGCCCGCGACCGCGCAGAGGACCTGCAGGCCGAGTCCCGCGCCATGACCCGAGCCGCTGCCGCCACCGTCTACACCCCCGAGCTACTCGCCTCCCGCTACGGCTCCCAACCTTTCCAGGCAAACCCTGGACCCAATCTCCAAGCATACTTTAACCTCGATCTAAGGGTAGCAGCCGAGGCTCTCAGAATCTGACATATGTGGTGTGCATTGCCTGCTGTGTAATTAGGTGGCGATGAGAGCGGCGGAGGTGCTCTCGAAGCTGGGGGCATTCGGGCTAAAGCTGCTGCTCGACCAGCAGAGGGGGGAGTCGTCCTCGTCAGCGAAGAGGCGTGCCAGGGCGGTCGAGCTGCGAACTGTACTGACAAGGCTTGGCCCGACGTTCGTCAAGATTGGGCAGGGTTTGTCCACGCGGCCTGACCTCTGCCCGACTGAGTATCTCGAGGAGCTCTCCGAGCTGCAGGTGGACCTTCTTACTTGCCGGTTCTCAGTGCTCATGATACGAAATTATTGTTGGGAAAGTACTGAACAATTCTTGCTTTCTTGCGGTCAGATATGGTTAATCCCTGTTTAAGTTCTTTTAAGATAGACATGTTATTTTTAAGGAACAAGAATGGACCACTACTATCCTGTTAATTACTTATGTGGTGAATAGTTAGTTACTCAGTCCAATCCGTTAACCATTCATCAGGTTTTCCTTCCATCACACGGTTCTTATTGTTTTGAAGTGGCTAGATGATTTCCAAAATGGTTATTGATTCGAATATGGAAGTCACCGGTACCACCTAGACTTCACCATTTGGGGATATTTCCTGATAACCTTGGGGCATTACTTCTATCACTGCTATAATGTTTTCCCAAATGGTTGACACGAAACTGTCTTGCAGGATTCTCTCCCCACATTTCCAGATGAAGAGGCATTTGCCTGTGTCGAGAGGGAGCTTGGCTTTCCTCTTGATTCAATGTACTCAGCAATGTCACCTTCACCGATAGCTGCAGCAAGTTTAGGTCAAGTTTACAAGGCACGGTTGAAATACTCTGAGCAGTTGGTAGCTGTCAAGGTGCAAAGACCTGGCATCGAGGATGCCATAGGCCGTGATTTTTACCTACTGAGGGGACTTGGTTTTCTAATAAATAAGTATGTCGACATTATAACTACTGATGCAGTTGCTCTGATAGATGAATTTGCCCGAAGAGTTTTCCAAGAGCTTAATTATGTCCAGGTACTTTGTCTTTGCGTATATTCTATTAATACAAGTATAGTCTACATATCAACTGTACCTGTAAATGCTAAAAAGAATGAGTAAAATAGAATCAAGAGGAATACTTACAACATAGATTGCTGAGTCAGCAGAATCAAATGCTATCATGTGTCCTGATTGTATGTTTTTATTCATTATTAACCGTGTTAAAAAATAATGAATGCAGGAAGGCCAAAATGCACGAAGGTTTAAAAAATTATATGCTGACAAGCAAGACATATTGGTCCCTGATATATTTTGGGATTACACAAGTGCAAAGGTACTGACAATGGAATGGATTGAGGGTGTAAAGCTTAATCAACAAGCTGCCATTGAAGGCCAAGGCTTGAAGGTCCTGGACTTGGTAAACATTGGTATACAGTGTAGCCTAAGGCAGCTACTAGAGTATGGTTACTTTCATGCTGACCCGCATCCTGGTAATATTTTGGCAACACCTGAAGGGAAGCTTGCTTTTCTTGATTTTGGCATGATGAGTGAAACCCCAGAGGATGCAAGGGTAGCCATCATAGGGCATGTCGTTCACATGGTCAATCGGGATTATGAAGCGATGGCTCGTGATTATTATGCACTTGATTTTCTGAAACCTGAAGTGGATGTATCCCCAATCGTACCTGCCCTCAAGAATTTTTTTGATGATGCTTTGGATTCAACAGTGAGTGAGCTAAACTTTAAAACCATAGTTGATGGCTTAGGCGCTGTTCTTTATCAGTACCCATTCAATGGTAAGTCTTACTTTGTTTTAGGTATTATGAGGTTACATCTCAATTTTGCTGAGACAGTGATATAATTCTTGCCTATTCAAATCTAGTACCGGCCTACTATGCGTTGATACTGCGATCACTCACTGTGCTGGAAGGTCTGGCGCTCTATGCTGATCCTAATTTTAAGGTGCTTGCTGCCTCATATCCTTACTTTGCTAAAAGATTACTCACAGATCCCAATCCATATCTCAGAGATGCTCTGATTGAGCTGCTATTCAAGGATGAAAAATTCAGGCAAGTACTTATTCTGCTAGCTTCTGCATATTATATATTGCTTGTACCAGCAACCATCCTTTTACGATAGTGTTGAGAATCACCTTTTGCTTTGCTGTCAGGTGGAATAGGCTTGAAAATCTTCTTGTTCAAGGACGCCAGGATAGAGAGTTTGTAGCAAAGGATGCTCTACAACCGGTTTTGAAACTTCTACTTGGTCCAGATGGGGAGAATTTAAGAGTGCTAGTTGTGAAAGAAGCGGTTCGTGTCACAGAAGCCATCACCTTCGGAACACTGATTGATTCATACAACGCAGCTCCAGAATTTTTGAAGCCATTAATATCCAATGGCAATCCAGCTGGACCATTTAAGATAAGTGATGTTGAGCGGGAACAAATGTTGGAGCTACGAGACACTGTTCTCAGAATATGGGGTCTTTTGAGATCCTCTGATACCTTTGATCCAAGTCTTTTGCAGCCAATTGTACAGGTACACTGCTGCTTCATTCCTTTTATATGTATTTCAACAGCTATTGACAACTCTGCAACTCATAGCATTTTTTATATCTCAGGTGCTACAAGAGCGTGAAGCCCGTGTGTTTGGTTCTCGTATTGCTGGAGGTGTCTCGCAGCGCCTTGCAGCCCGCTTGCTGCAGCAGCTACTCAGGATCCCACCTGCACCTGTTCCTGGATCTTCTTAGAATCTTTGTAGATAGGCTCACACTAAA is drawn from Aegilops tauschii subsp. strangulata cultivar AL8/78 chromosome 1, Aet v6.0, whole genome shotgun sequence and contains these coding sequences:
- the LOC109781611 gene encoding protein ACTIVITY OF BC1 COMPLEX KINASE 3, chloroplastic — its product is MAASTSATAGVSFSLPSHPRRLRRRPSLLRAASTAAPPSPDLSIQLSPRPSPRASPPVVPSLARDRAEDLQAESRAMTRAAAATVYTPELLASRYGSQPFQVAMRAAEVLSKLGAFGLKLLLDQQRGESSSSAKRRARAVELRTVLTRLGPTFVKIGQGLSTRPDLCPTEYLEELSELQDSLPTFPDEEAFACVERELGFPLDSMYSAMSPSPIAAASLGQVYKARLKYSEQLVAVKVQRPGIEDAIGRDFYLLRGLGFLINKYVDIITTDAVALIDEFARRVFQELNYVQEGQNARRFKKLYADKQDILVPDIFWDYTSAKVLTMEWIEGVKLNQQAAIEGQGLKVLDLVNIGIQCSLRQLLEYGYFHADPHPGNILATPEGKLAFLDFGMMSETPEDARVAIIGHVVHMVNRDYEAMARDYYALDFLKPEVDVSPIVPALKNFFDDALDSTVSELNFKTIVDGLGAVLYQYPFNVPAYYALILRSLTVLEGLALYADPNFKVLAASYPYFAKRLLTDPNPYLRDALIELLFKDEKFRWNRLENLLVQGRQDREFVAKDALQPVLKLLLGPDGENLRVLVVKEAVRVTEAITFGTLIDSYNAAPEFLKPLISNGNPAGPFKISDVEREQMLELRDTVLRIWGLLRSSDTFDPSLLQPIVQVLQEREARVFGSRIAGGVSQRLAARLLQQLLRIPPAPVPGSS